One genomic segment of Caldicellulosiruptoraceae bacterium PP1 includes these proteins:
- a CDS encoding LacI family DNA-binding transcriptional regulator encodes MKYKKKKVTLDDIARELNISKNAVSIALSNKPGVSEKTREMIINKAYEMGYKVKQKQERGYIGLLVSNIVLNDPHFFSTLLYSIENSIRIEGYDFTLFCYSDQNQEYLEQFLNQDNLKGLIILSKMEEDVIEKIALYEIPIVLVDHRVDNRNIDTINTDNINSTRMAIRYLIKKGYNEIGFIGDISCSPSYKERWQGFLQAYEESNLKVNLDFCKVDGFKDFTKNPEPEIIEFIKNLKNLPQAFFCVSDLSTLLTANFIKELGYQIPKDIGILGFDDTEMIRYFKPSLSMIHIDRTYYGKRAVKRLIEKINNPDDPTEDIRISCRINFRKSLNISK; translated from the coding sequence ATGAAGTATAAAAAAAAGAAGGTTACATTAGATGATATTGCAAGGGAATTAAACATATCTAAAAATGCTGTATCAATAGCATTATCTAATAAACCAGGTGTATCAGAAAAAACAAGAGAAATGATAATAAACAAAGCGTATGAAATGGGTTATAAAGTAAAACAGAAACAAGAGAGAGGCTATATTGGCCTCCTCGTTTCTAATATTGTTCTAAATGATCCACATTTCTTTAGCACACTTTTATATTCAATTGAAAATTCAATCAGAATTGAAGGCTATGATTTTACCCTTTTCTGCTATAGTGATCAGAATCAAGAATATCTTGAACAATTTTTAAACCAAGACAATTTAAAAGGTCTTATTATTCTTTCCAAAATGGAAGAAGACGTTATTGAAAAAATTGCATTATATGAAATACCCATAGTATTAGTTGACCATAGGGTAGATAACAGAAACATTGATACAATAAACACTGATAATATAAATTCAACCCGTATGGCTATAAGATATCTAATTAAAAAAGGATATAACGAGATTGGATTTATTGGAGATATTAGTTGTTCGCCAAGCTATAAGGAAAGATGGCAGGGCTTTTTACAAGCATATGAAGAGTCAAATCTTAAAGTTAATTTAGATTTTTGTAAAGTTGATGGATTTAAAGATTTTACTAAAAATCCAGAACCAGAAATTATTGAATTTATTAAAAACCTAAAAAATCTACCTCAAGCATTTTTCTGTGTAAGTGATTTATCCACATTATTAACAGCAAATTTTATAAAAGAATTAGGATATCAGATCCCTAAGGACATTGGCATTTTAGGATTTGATGATACTGAAATGATAAGATACTTTAAACCATCCCTTTCAATGATTCATATTGACAGAACATATTATGGTAAAAGAGCGGTAA
- a CDS encoding glycosidase, which produces MIKLTRISEKPILEPKKEDAWQSSAVFNAAVIYHRGLFHVLYRATDLPPHARYGRYISKIGYAVSADGLNFFRFDRPVMEAVCDQERRGIEDPRITQIDDTFYMTYTGFGDRFDGDYRIMIAKSKNLITWDRIGVALDEPNKDAALFPNKIDGRYVLFHRRYPNMWLAFSEDMLKWDDHVELVRTRPNTWESARVGVAGPPIETKDGFVVIYHAADEKNVYRLGILLLDKNNPTKILSRQSEPILEPELDWEINGYINNVVFSCGQAEVGDEIWVYYGGADTVIGVAKVSKKDLKFD; this is translated from the coding sequence ATGATTAAACTTACAAGAATAAGCGAAAAACCGATATTAGAACCAAAGAAAGAAGATGCATGGCAAAGTTCTGCTGTTTTTAATGCTGCGGTAATTTATCATAGAGGGCTTTTTCACGTTCTTTACAGAGCTACAGACTTACCACCGCATGCAAGATATGGTAGATATATTTCTAAAATAGGCTATGCTGTGTCAGCAGATGGTCTGAACTTTTTCAGATTTGACAGACCTGTAATGGAGGCAGTATGTGACCAAGAAAGAAGGGGTATTGAAGATCCAAGAATTACTCAAATAGATGATACATTTTATATGACGTATACAGGTTTTGGGGATAGATTTGATGGGGATTATAGGATAATGATAGCAAAATCAAAAAATTTAATTACATGGGATAGAATTGGTGTTGCACTTGATGAGCCTAATAAAGATGCAGCATTGTTTCCTAATAAGATTGATGGTAGATATGTGTTGTTTCATAGAAGATACCCTAACATGTGGTTAGCTTTTTCAGAGGATATGTTGAAGTGGGATGACCATGTGGAACTTGTAAGAACAAGACCAAATACTTGGGAAAGTGCAAGAGTAGGTGTCGCAGGACCTCCAATTGAGACAAAAGACGGATTTGTGGTTATTTATCATGCTGCTGATGAAAAAAATGTTTACAGATTGGGGATTCTACTACTTGACAAAAACAATCCAACAAAGATTTTATCAAGACAAAGTGAACCCATTTTAGAACCAGAACTTGATTGGGAGATAAACGGATACATTAATAACGTTGTATTTAGTTGTGGGCAAGCAGAGGTAGGAGATGAGATCTGGGTATATTATGGTGGTGCTGATACAGTAATAGGTGTTGCAAAGGTTAGTAAAAAAGATTTAAAATTTGATTAA
- a CDS encoding glycosidase: MIKLERLTNEPILEAKNLNNWEKAAVFNAGVIYHQGYVHLFYRASDNGFVLDTEEPMEEYKFTSSIGYAKSKDGINFERFDKPLLVGDMEQENWGLEDPRITYINDTFYMLYTGFGGRSWLDIRIMLRESKDLINWSEGRVLLDEPNKDAALHPELVNGKYMLFHRRPPSIWICFSDDLKNWYDHNIIMEPREGKWDSKKIGIAGPPVLVNDGWLLIYHGVDEKNTYRLGAALLDKNNPSKVIARQDEPIIEPELLWEKEGLVPNVIFSCGQCVINDTLYVYYGACDTCIGVAAIEVDKIKF; encoded by the coding sequence TTGATTAAACTTGAAAGATTAACTAATGAGCCAATACTTGAAGCAAAAAACCTCAACAACTGGGAAAAGGCTGCAGTATTTAATGCAGGTGTTATTTATCATCAAGGGTACGTTCATTTATTTTACAGAGCCTCAGATAATGGATTTGTCTTAGATACTGAAGAACCAATGGAGGAATACAAATTTACATCTTCAATTGGATATGCAAAAAGTAAAGATGGTATTAATTTTGAAAGATTTGATAAACCATTGCTTGTTGGAGATATGGAACAGGAAAATTGGGGACTTGAGGATCCGCGAATAACATATATAAATGATACATTTTATATGTTATATACAGGATTTGGAGGCCGAAGTTGGTTAGACATCAGAATAATGTTAAGGGAATCCAAAGATCTTATAAACTGGAGCGAAGGTCGAGTTTTACTTGACGAGCCTAACAAAGACGCCGCTTTACATCCGGAGTTAGTAAATGGAAAGTATATGCTTTTTCACAGACGTCCACCTTCAATATGGATATGTTTTTCAGATGATTTAAAGAATTGGTATGACCACAACATTATTATGGAACCCAGGGAAGGGAAATGGGATTCTAAGAAAATTGGGATTGCAGGCCCGCCAGTACTTGTAAATGATGGATGGCTACTTATCTACCATGGTGTAGATGAAAAAAACACATATAGATTAGGGGCTGCATTATTGGATAAAAATAACCCATCAAAGGTGATTGCACGCCAAGATGAGCCAATTATTGAGCCAGAACTCTTGTGGGAAAAAGAAGGTCTTGTTCCTAATGTAATTTTTAGTTGTGGGCAATGTGTTATTAATGATACATTATATGTTTATTATGGGGCATGTGATACATGCATAGGTGTAGCTGCAATTGAGGTTGATAAAATCAAATTTTAA
- a CDS encoding AraC family transcriptional regulator gives MYDFVPIKKIELTDVIMCECGYEECLPGHSFGPGVKDYYIIHYILDGKGIFHLKDKSYNLTKGQGFLICPNTITYYKADMVNPWYYTWVGFNGIKAEWLLRQANLTMENPVFTYTKDDFVANCFLQMITTKNLEKSRELRLLGFLYEFLSQLIEGNNNNLPTNKENSKEIYVRKVVEYIEFNYSKKISVEGISKYVGLNRSYLCSLFKEYLNVSLQEYIIRFRINKACELMPNNLLSIGDISRSVGYDDPLHFSKIFKKIKGVSPKEYRKNITQHIHLKNIFK, from the coding sequence ATGTATGATTTTGTCCCAATTAAAAAGATAGAATTAACTGATGTCATTATGTGTGAATGTGGTTATGAAGAATGTCTACCAGGACATTCATTTGGTCCTGGTGTTAAGGATTATTATATTATTCATTACATATTAGATGGTAAGGGGATATTTCATTTAAAGGATAAAAGCTATAATCTAACAAAAGGGCAAGGCTTTCTTATATGCCCTAATACAATTACATATTACAAAGCAGATATGGTAAATCCCTGGTATTATACTTGGGTTGGTTTTAATGGAATAAAAGCAGAGTGGCTATTAAGACAAGCCAATTTAACAATGGAAAATCCAGTGTTCACATATACAAAAGATGATTTTGTAGCAAACTGCTTTTTACAAATGATAACGACAAAGAATCTTGAGAAATCAAGAGAATTAAGACTTTTAGGGTTTCTTTATGAATTTCTATCACAATTGATAGAGGGAAATAACAATAATTTACCAACTAATAAAGAGAACAGTAAAGAGATATATGTAAGAAAAGTGGTTGAATATATTGAGTTTAATTATTCTAAGAAAATCAGTGTTGAAGGAATATCAAAATATGTTGGGCTAAATAGAAGCTATCTGTGTTCACTTTTCAAAGAGTATCTAAATGTTAGTCTTCAGGAATATATAATAAGATTTAGAATAAATAAGGCTTGCGAATTAATGCCTAATAATCTTCTTTCAATTGGTGACATATCAAGATCGGTAGGTTATGACGATCCATTGCATTTTTCAAAAATCTTCAAAAAGATAAAAGGAGTGTCTCCTAAAGAATACCGGAAAAATATAACTCAACATATACATTTGAAAAACATTTTTAAATAG
- a CDS encoding alpha-glucosidase/alpha-galactosidase: MPKIAFMGAGSTVFAKNVLGDCMLTPALRDSHIALYDIDLQRLKESEMMLNNINKNNGGHAKIVAYTDRKKALEGADYVVNAIQVGGYEPCTVIDFEVPKKYGLRQTIGDTLGIGGIFRALRTIPVLLDFARDIEEVCPDAWFLNYTNPMAILTGAMLRATGVKTVGLCHSVQVCAETLLKSVGMEYDEKVQWKIAGINHMAWLLEITKDGVDLYPEIKRRSKEQGYPEWDKVRHEIMHTFGYYVTESSEHNAEYMPYFIKSKYPELIEKYNIPLDEYPRRCVNQIEGWKKMRDELVNNKDLTHERTHEYASYIMEAMETNKPYKIGGNVLNNGLITNLPKEACVEVPCLVDASGVTPCYVGELPTQLAALNMTNINVQLLTIEAALTLKKEYIYYAALLDPHTSSELTIDEIKSLCDDLIEAHGDWLPKFK, encoded by the coding sequence ATGCCAAAGATTGCATTTATGGGTGCTGGAAGCACTGTTTTTGCTAAGAATGTATTAGGAGATTGTATGTTAACACCAGCATTAAGAGATTCTCATATAGCGTTATATGATATTGACCTTCAAAGATTAAAGGAATCTGAAATGATGTTAAATAATATTAATAAAAACAATGGAGGTCATGCAAAGATTGTCGCTTATACTGATAGGAAAAAGGCTTTAGAAGGTGCTGATTATGTTGTTAATGCAATACAAGTAGGTGGATATGAACCTTGTACTGTAATTGATTTTGAAGTCCCAAAAAAATATGGTTTAAGACAAACAATTGGTGATACTCTTGGAATTGGAGGAATATTTAGAGCACTTCGAACTATACCTGTTCTTTTAGATTTTGCTAGAGATATTGAAGAGGTTTGCCCTGATGCTTGGTTTTTAAATTATACAAATCCAATGGCAATACTCACAGGTGCCATGCTCAGAGCAACTGGCGTCAAAACAGTGGGTCTTTGTCACAGTGTACAAGTATGTGCTGAAACTCTTTTAAAAAGTGTTGGAATGGAATATGATGAGAAGGTTCAATGGAAGATTGCCGGTATAAATCACATGGCATGGCTACTTGAAATTACTAAAGATGGCGTCGATTTGTACCCTGAAATAAAAAGAAGGTCAAAAGAACAAGGATATCCTGAATGGGATAAAGTAAGACATGAAATAATGCATACTTTTGGCTACTATGTTACTGAGTCGAGCGAACATAATGCAGAATATATGCCTTATTTTATAAAAAGTAAATACCCAGAATTGATAGAAAAATATAATATCCCTCTGGATGAATATCCAAGAAGATGCGTAAATCAAATTGAAGGTTGGAAAAAGATGCGTGATGAGCTTGTAAACAATAAAGATCTTACTCATGAAAGAACCCATGAATATGCTTCTTACATAATGGAAGCAATGGAAACAAACAAGCCTTATAAGATTGGTGGCAATGTTTTAAATAATGGCCTTATCACAAACCTTCCAAAAGAGGCGTGCGTTGAGGTTCCATGCCTTGTTGATGCAAGTGGTGTAACACCATGTTATGTGGGCGAGCTACCTACACAATTAGCTGCTTTGAATATGACAAATATAAATGTTCAACTTTTGACAATAGAGGCTGCATTAACTCTTAAAAAAGAATATATTTATTATGCAGCACTTCTTGACCCACATACATCATCAGAATTAACTATCGATGAGATAAAATCGCTTTGTGATGACTTAATTGAAGCTCATGGAGATTGGTTGCCTAAGTTTAAATAA
- a CDS encoding trimethylamine methyltransferase family protein, producing MKGIKSHVEVLTQEEINKIHNGTLKVLERVGFKVPNDECLKICKEHGAVVDFDNKIVKVPSYIMEDILDKIRTANLNYKEDNKLNKIYGNISTQVFVVDYMTKTRRYGLLDDVLKGIALVEHLDNIPSYSAVTIPSDVPFGMTDIISYQMIYSYSKKDGGTYILTPTSAKYIIEMSEVMGKGIGYFLETVSPLQFRKESLEMALLFVKQGKPLGLGPMVIGGATGPITVAGTITLQNAEILASLFLIYALTNNFGGYGAFNHSMDLRTMICSFGSPNQAFFGIAAAQMAKFYGLTAMSNSGLSDALMPDFQCGFEKASTAIFSCLAGCIGIGAQGIVGADQGFSFEQLVIDNEWLDAYNYIVLGFEVNEETIATEIIENVGIAGNYISEEHTALYMRDSYWPSKLFNRDSFDSWASGNKEELLEKAHKFVEEKTKDYKNMQPVIDQSKFEELNYIVKCAKEEIVK from the coding sequence ATGAAAGGTATTAAATCACATGTAGAGGTTTTAACGCAAGAAGAAATAAATAAGATACATAATGGCACATTAAAGGTTCTTGAAAGGGTTGGCTTTAAAGTTCCAAATGATGAATGTCTTAAAATTTGTAAAGAGCATGGTGCAGTTGTTGACTTTGATAATAAGATAGTTAAAGTTCCCTCTTATATCATGGAAGATATATTAGATAAAATAAGGACAGCTAACCTAAACTATAAAGAAGACAATAAACTAAATAAGATATATGGAAACATTTCGACTCAAGTTTTTGTTGTTGATTATATGACAAAAACCAGAAGATATGGACTTCTTGATGATGTTCTAAAAGGTATTGCATTAGTTGAGCATCTTGATAACATCCCAAGTTATAGTGCTGTTACAATCCCTTCAGATGTCCCGTTTGGAATGACAGATATAATATCATATCAGATGATTTATAGTTACTCAAAAAAAGATGGTGGGACATATATATTAACTCCAACTTCAGCTAAATACATAATAGAAATGTCAGAGGTAATGGGAAAAGGTATAGGCTACTTCCTTGAAACTGTAAGCCCTCTACAATTTAGAAAAGAAAGTCTTGAAATGGCTCTTTTATTTGTAAAACAAGGTAAACCTCTTGGGTTAGGGCCTATGGTTATAGGTGGTGCAACAGGTCCTATTACAGTTGCTGGAACAATAACATTACAAAATGCTGAAATTTTAGCTAGTTTATTTTTAATCTATGCCTTAACAAATAATTTTGGTGGATATGGTGCATTTAATCATTCTATGGATCTAAGAACAATGATCTGTTCTTTCGGTTCTCCAAACCAAGCATTTTTCGGTATTGCAGCAGCACAAATGGCTAAATTTTATGGTTTAACTGCAATGAGTAATTCTGGCCTTTCTGATGCTCTTATGCCAGATTTTCAATGCGGTTTTGAAAAGGCATCCACAGCTATATTTAGCTGTCTTGCTGGTTGTATCGGTATTGGGGCTCAAGGCATTGTTGGAGCTGATCAAGGATTTAGTTTCGAACAGTTAGTAATTGATAATGAATGGTTAGATGCATATAACTATATAGTACTGGGCTTTGAAGTAAATGAGGAAACAATAGCAACTGAAATAATTGAAAATGTAGGTATAGCAGGAAATTATATTTCAGAAGAACATACAGCACTTTATATGAGAGATAGTTATTGGCCTTCAAAATTGTTCAATAGGGATAGTTTTGATTCATGGGCTTCTGGTAATAAAGAAGAACTTCTTGAAAAAGCCCATAAATTTGTTGAAGAAAAGACAAAAGATTATAAAAACATGCAACCTGTAATAGATCAATCTAAATTTGAAGAACTAAATTACATTGTTAAATGTGCTAAGGAAGAAATTGTTAAGTAG
- a CDS encoding ROK family protein, which translates to MRLRKGNKELIKDINRALVINEIRTNEKINRKKIAQNLGLGLSTVTYIIDELINQNLVFEVGEADSTGGRKPILLQFNYDYGYTIGIRIKNNLFEIALTNLKPNIISMKRIPFKKGSSSDLVVDLIIHEIDNIINSLSSDKKLLGIGISVSGIVDSNKGKLIFSGLLNWEQVDFKLTIENKFGIPVYVENDVKAFTQTELWFGYGKEFNNFLVITYGAGIGSGIVINKRIYNGDFGGAGELGHIILYANGRKCECGNHGCLEAYSSESFISDYIREHIKFYSDSIIDINTELNIDDVYQYALLGDYLAIHALKASAQNLGLGIISAINLLNLSTIILAGEGMIAKDFLLPVIKDTVSNNFFKRCDSKVTILTSQLNDDAWVIGASILAVRNLFDIPIFYEQKHKTI; encoded by the coding sequence TTGAGGTTAAGAAAAGGTAATAAAGAATTAATAAAAGATATAAATAGAGCCTTAGTTATCAACGAAATAAGAACCAATGAAAAAATTAATAGAAAAAAAATAGCTCAAAATCTTGGTTTAGGCCTGTCAACAGTAACATATATAATAGATGAGCTAATAAATCAAAATTTGGTATTTGAAGTTGGTGAAGCAGATTCAACTGGTGGCCGTAAACCAATATTATTGCAGTTCAACTATGATTATGGTTATACTATTGGAATTAGAATTAAAAATAATCTTTTCGAAATTGCATTAACAAATCTTAAACCGAATATTATTAGTATGAAAAGAATTCCTTTTAAAAAAGGTAGTTCAAGTGATTTAGTTGTTGATCTTATAATTCATGAAATTGATAATATCATAAATAGTTTATCAAGTGATAAAAAGTTATTAGGTATTGGCATTTCTGTTTCTGGTATTGTTGATTCAAATAAAGGAAAATTGATTTTTTCAGGATTATTAAATTGGGAACAGGTAGATTTTAAATTAACAATAGAAAATAAATTTGGCATCCCTGTCTATGTGGAGAATGACGTAAAGGCTTTTACTCAAACAGAGCTTTGGTTTGGTTATGGAAAGGAATTTAATAACTTTCTTGTCATTACTTATGGAGCTGGTATTGGTTCTGGTATTGTTATTAATAAAAGAATATATAATGGTGATTTTGGAGGAGCAGGTGAATTAGGACATATAATTTTATATGCCAACGGAAGAAAATGTGAATGTGGAAACCACGGTTGTTTAGAGGCTTATTCTTCCGAAAGTTTTATTTCCGATTATATACGCGAACATATTAAGTTTTATTCAGATAGCATTATTGACATAAATACTGAATTAAACATTGACGATGTGTACCAATATGCTTTATTAGGAGATTATTTAGCAATACATGCACTTAAAGCTTCTGCTCAAAATTTAGGATTAGGCATTATTAGTGCAATTAATTTGTTAAATCTTTCTACCATAATATTAGCAGGAGAAGGTATGATAGCAAAAGATTTCTTGCTTCCTGTAATTAAAGATACTGTTTCAAACAATTTTTTTAAAAGATGTGATAGTAAGGTTACAATTTTGACATCTCAACTAAATGATGATGCTTGGGTTATAGGTGCATCTATTTTAGCAGTTCGTAATTTATTTGATATTCCGATTTTTTATGAACAAAAACATAAAACAATTTAG
- a CDS encoding sugar ABC transporter substrate-binding protein produces the protein MNGFKKFLVKFLVVVFALSTFTSVFVPNKPVMAAKKVTVTWMNWANPGERERFVKFNQDFMKKNPDIELKYITVSSDYGPKLLTQLASNTAPDAFYIGDTDIRKAIHSGKLEVLDKYFGTGKVNLKKEDFNSVLFRVAEKDGKTYGIPVDCNPMAIYYNNTIIKKLGFESPKALYDKGQWTWDNFYKIAKAAKAKGYYGFVLDSGWFGPVLPWFAAAKKDGSEPILTDYATKTYKINNPDNVEAVKFLVKGIKDKAFVYGGSLPQGQGSDAMFLTGRLAFGAWGRWQVPNFKKVKSFEWDVVPYPTKYGNKDAKTYIAQAWMSMSSSAKNKEATWRFIAAFNNKDGQYFRLQGQGNAVPSIRGIDKIVTEDKVPAFAEIFLKGRENGFPVDMYPGEVSVQTQVLQDLEKIWVLQADPVVQLNKIAKYVTDTYKKSLK, from the coding sequence ATGAATGGTTTCAAGAAATTCTTAGTTAAATTTTTAGTTGTTGTTTTTGCTTTAAGTACATTTACATCAGTATTTGTACCTAATAAGCCTGTAATGGCAGCTAAGAAAGTAACAGTTACATGGATGAACTGGGCAAATCCTGGTGAAAGAGAAAGATTTGTTAAGTTTAATCAAGATTTTATGAAAAAAAATCCTGACATTGAGCTAAAGTATATCACAGTTAGTAGTGATTATGGTCCAAAGCTATTAACACAGCTTGCAAGTAATACAGCTCCAGATGCTTTTTATATTGGTGATACAGATATTAGAAAAGCTATTCATAGTGGTAAATTAGAAGTATTAGATAAGTATTTTGGAACAGGTAAAGTTAACTTAAAGAAAGAAGATTTTAACTCAGTACTCTTCAGAGTTGCTGAAAAAGATGGAAAAACATATGGTATTCCAGTAGATTGCAATCCAATGGCAATATACTATAACAATACAATAATTAAAAAATTAGGCTTTGAATCACCAAAAGCTTTATATGATAAAGGACAATGGACATGGGACAATTTCTATAAAATAGCAAAAGCAGCTAAGGCTAAAGGTTATTATGGTTTTGTATTAGATAGTGGTTGGTTCGGACCAGTATTACCTTGGTTTGCTGCTGCTAAAAAAGATGGTTCAGAACCAATATTAACAGACTATGCAACAAAAACATATAAAATAAACAATCCTGATAATGTAGAGGCAGTTAAATTCCTTGTAAAGGGTATTAAGGATAAAGCTTTTGTTTACGGTGGTTCTTTACCACAAGGTCAAGGTTCAGATGCAATGTTCCTTACTGGTAGACTTGCTTTTGGTGCTTGGGGTAGATGGCAAGTTCCAAACTTCAAAAAGGTTAAATCATTTGAATGGGATGTTGTTCCTTATCCAACTAAATACGGTAATAAAGATGCTAAAACATATATAGCACAAGCTTGGATGAGCATGTCATCTTCAGCTAAAAATAAAGAAGCTACATGGAGATTTATAGCAGCATTTAATAATAAAGACGGTCAATATTTCAGATTACAAGGGCAAGGAAATGCTGTTCCTTCAATTAGAGGAATTGATAAGATTGTTACTGAAGATAAAGTTCCTGCATTTGCTGAAATATTCTTAAAAGGCCGTGAAAATGGATTCCCTGTAGATATGTATCCTGGTGAAGTATCAGTTCAAACACAAGTATTGCAAGATTTAGAAAAAATATGGGTATTACAAGCAGATCCTGTTGTACAACTAAATAAAATAG